One genomic window of Solanum stenotomum isolate F172 chromosome 9, ASM1918654v1, whole genome shotgun sequence includes the following:
- the LOC125876432 gene encoding CBL-interacting serine/threonine-protein kinase 6 — protein sequence MAPEEKCGALKGKYELGRLLGHGTFAKVYHARNVQNGKNVAMKVVGKEKVIKVGMMDQIKREISVMKMVKNPNIVELHEVMASKTKIYFAMEFVRGGELFAKIAKGKLREDVARGYFQQLISAIDFCHSRGVFHRDLKPENLLLDEEGNLKVTDFGLSAFTEHLRQDGLLHTTCGTPAYVAPEVIGKKGYDGSKADIWSCGVILYVLLAGFLPFQEENIMAMYKKIYRGDFKCPPWFSSEARRLITKMLDPNPNSRITTSKIMDSSWFKKSIPRTLRNKDEEEFAFASDKACKEVETMNAFHIISLSEGFDLSPLFEENKRNEKEHMRFATTRSASSVISKLEEVAKTSNFSVKKSDSCVRLQGQVIGRKGKLGIAADIFAVTNSFLVVEVNKASGDTLEYNQFCSKELRPALKDIVWTSSTHT from the coding sequence atggctcCGGAAGAGAAATGTGGAGCTTTGAAGGGAAAATATGAACTTGGTCGGCTTTTAGGCCATGGAACATTCGCGAAAGTTTATCACGCACGAAACGTGCAGAATGGTAAAAATGTTGCCATGAAAGTAGTGGGGAAAGAGAAAGTCATTAAAGTCGGTATGATGGATCAGATCAAGCGAGAAATCTCGGTAATGAAAATGGTGAAAAACCCGAATATAGTTGAGCTCCACGAAGTCATGGCGAGTAAAACTAAGATTTACTTCGCCATGGAGTTCGTTAGAGGAGGTGAGCTTTTTGCGAAGATCGCGAAAGGCAAGCTGAGAGAGGATGTTGCTAGAGGTTACTTCCAGCAACTGATCTCAGCTATCGATTTCTGTCATAGCAGAGGAGTATTTCATCGCGATTTGAAACCTGAGAACTTGTTGTTAGATGAAGAAGGAAATCTCAAAGTGACTGATTTCGGGCTAAGTGCATTTACAGAACATTTAAGACAGGACGGATTGCTTCACACAACTTGTGGAACTCCGGCTTATGTTGCCCCTGAAGTTATTGGTAAAAAAGGGTACGATGGTTCAAAAGCGGATATTTGGTCCTGTGGAGTAATCCTCTATGTTTTATTAGCCGGTTTTTTACCATTTCAAGAAGAAAACATCATGGCGATGTATAAGAAGATTTATAGGGGTGATTTCAAATGTCCACCTTGGTTTTCTTCTGAAGCTAGGAGGTTGATCACGAAGATGTTGGATCCGAATCCCAATTCAAGAATCACCACCTCGAAGATCATGGATTCGTCATGGTTCAAGAAATCAATCCCAAGGACATTAAGGAACAAAGATGAGGAAGAATTTGCATTTGCCTCAGATAAGGCTTGTAAAGAAGTTGAGACAATGAACGCGTTTCATATCATTTCGTTATCTGAAGGGTTTGATTTGTCACCATTGTTCGAAGAGAATAAGAGGAATGAGAAAGAACATATGAGATTCGCGACTACTAGGTCAGCAAGTAGTGTGATATCTAAGCTTGAGGAGGTAGCAAAGACATCGAATTTCAGTGTAAAAAAGAGTGATTCATGTGTAAGGCTACAAGGACAAGTGATTGGGAGAAAAGGGAAATTGGGAATTGCTGCTGATATATTTGCTGTGACAAATTCATTTCTAGTTGTGGAAGTGAATAAAGCTAGTGGTGATACATTGGAGTATAATCAATTCTGCAGTAAAGAGCTTAGACCAGCACTTAAGGATATTGTTTGGACATCATCTACACATACTTGA